The genomic interval AGCAGCAGTAAGCTTGCCTTGTTTATCCATACGCATATCCAAAGAAGATTCGAAACGGGTAGAAAAGCCTCTTTCAGGCTCATTAAATTGATGTGAAGAAACACCAAGATCAGCCAGAATACCATCTACCTGCTTATAACCTAATAAACGAAGATTATTTTTTAAGAAAGCGAAATTCTGATCAACAAATAAAAAGCGGGGATCATCAATCTTGTTACGTTGCGCATCAGGATCCTGATCAAAAGCGATGAGTACACCGTCTTTGCCCAGTTTAGACAAGATTTCTCTTGAATGGCCACCTCCGCCAAAAGTAACATCCACATATACGCCATCAGGTTTGATATTCAACCCGTCAATACATTCCTGCAAAAGTACTGGTACATGATAATTATTTTCCATCTTCCCCCCTGTTTTTATTTCCCATCACTTCTTCTGCCAGATTTGCAAAATCTTCCGGCTCACTGTCCAGTAAATTGTCGTACGCAGTTTTAGACCAAAGCTCTATTTTATCAAACTGACAAGACAGGATTACTTCGCCATCTATACCTGCAAATTCCAATAATGACTTCGGAAGATTGACTCTACCCGAAGCATCCAGCGTCAATTCCGTCGCACCACGGGTAAAAAACCGAATAAATTCTCTCGTTTTCTTCTCGTACTGGTTCAGTTTACTCAGCTCTTCCACTATGCCTTCCCACACTTTTTTAGGGTAAATCACTAAATGCTTTTCAAAACCTCTGTTTATCACAAGTCCCTCTTGCTCAACGTTTGGCAATTGTTTTTTCAGATTCGAAGGGACCATCATGCGGCCTTTCGTATCCAATTTACAATCAAATTCTCCAAGTAGTTGAACCATTTTAGTATCTACACTTTTTATGTAGTGTAAAAATAGATACTTCTAC from Pedobacter sp. WC2423 carries:
- the mraZ gene encoding division/cell wall cluster transcriptional repressor MraZ, giving the protein MVQLLGEFDCKLDTKGRMMVPSNLKKQLPNVEQEGLVINRGFEKHLVIYPKKVWEGIVEELSKLNQYEKKTREFIRFFTRGATELTLDASGRVNLPKSLLEFAGIDGEVILSCQFDKIELWSKTAYDNLLDSEPEDFANLAEEVMGNKNRGEDGK